In one Pyxidicoccus xibeiensis genomic region, the following are encoded:
- a CDS encoding AAA family ATPase codes for MNDTPPAVPFSSAGNAVQAAHAIREGVLYEVRKAVVGQDEALELMLCGLIAGGHVLLEGVPGVAKTLMAKALARTIGSDFKRIQFTPDLMPADILGTSVFDLKSQSFVLVRGPIFTDLLLADEINRAPAKTQSALLEAMQERGVSMEGRNLTLSPLFTVFATQNPVESEGTYPLPEAQLDRFLLKIEVGYPAPDEEDAILASVHRGFDSGDLARAGVNAAVSKDGLLAARAALNEVTVEPPVLAYIRKLVAATRTSSRIRLGAGPRAGVHLLLASKALAALRGRGFVTPDDVRFLAGPVLKHRLLLSPDAELDGATPTDVLREVVQGVEVPR; via the coding sequence ATGAACGACACTCCGCCCGCCGTCCCCTTCTCCTCGGCCGGCAACGCAGTCCAGGCCGCCCACGCCATCCGCGAGGGCGTGCTGTACGAGGTGCGCAAGGCCGTGGTCGGCCAGGACGAGGCCCTGGAGCTGATGCTCTGCGGCCTCATCGCCGGCGGCCACGTGCTGCTGGAGGGCGTGCCCGGCGTGGCCAAGACGCTGATGGCCAAGGCCCTGGCGCGCACCATCGGCTCGGACTTCAAGCGCATCCAGTTCACACCGGACCTGATGCCCGCGGACATCCTGGGCACCAGCGTGTTCGATTTGAAGTCCCAGTCCTTCGTGCTGGTGCGCGGTCCCATCTTCACGGACCTGCTGCTGGCGGACGAAATCAACCGCGCTCCGGCCAAGACGCAGTCCGCGCTGCTGGAGGCCATGCAGGAGCGCGGCGTGTCGATGGAGGGCCGCAACCTGACGCTGTCGCCCCTCTTCACGGTGTTCGCCACGCAGAACCCGGTGGAGTCCGAGGGCACGTACCCGCTGCCCGAGGCCCAGCTGGACCGCTTCCTGCTGAAGATTGAAGTGGGCTACCCGGCGCCGGACGAGGAGGACGCGATTCTCGCCTCGGTGCACCGCGGCTTCGACTCGGGCGACCTGGCGCGCGCGGGCGTCAACGCGGCGGTGAGCAAGGATGGCCTGCTGGCGGCGCGGGCGGCGCTCAACGAGGTGACGGTGGAGCCGCCGGTGCTGGCGTACATCCGCAAGCTGGTGGCGGCCACGCGCACCTCCAGCCGCATCCGCCTGGGTGCGGGCCCGCGCGCGGGCGTCCATCTGCTCCTGGCGTCCAAGGCGCTGGCGGCGCTGCGCGGGCGCGGCTTCGTCACGCCGGACGACGTGCGCTTCCTGGCCGGGCCGGTGCTGAAGCACCGCCTGCTGCTGTCGCCGGACGCGGAGCTGGACGGGGCCACGCCCACGGACGTGCTGCGCGAGGTGGTGCAGGGGGTGGAGGTCCCTCGGTGA